One Peromyscus leucopus breed LL Stock chromosome 20, UCI_PerLeu_2.1, whole genome shotgun sequence genomic region harbors:
- the Ly6k gene encoding lymphocyte antigen 6K, giving the protein MPGLMDTRKHGQLRKTRRPLEMVVLLVLLTAIGLPLTNQTSINCHVCEQENSFNCTNPQTCPDTKKYCVMVAIQLFERFYISSKQCTRNCPVTPYFPSAPEGSSNPAAPQPKNFVVEKPLPFLYSKCCKWDLCNQYGPDLLYYYKEQPGKASERRHRYTELFLPGFMVLIATGLTALSLQ; this is encoded by the exons ATGCCGGGCCTCATGGACACGCGGAAGCACGGACAGCTGAGGAA GACCAGGCGCCCTCTGGAGATGGTGGTCCTCCTGGTCCTACTCACCGCCATAGGCTTACCGCTGACCAACCAAA CTTCTATCAACTGTCACGTCTGTGAGCAAGAGAACAGCTTTAACTGCACGAATCCACAGACGTGTCCTGATACGAAAAAGTACTGTGTGATGGTTGCCATTC AACTATTTGAACGTTTCTACATTTCATCAAAACAGTGCACCAGAAACTGTCCAGTCACTCCATATTTCCCTTCTGCCCCTGAGGGAAGTTCTAATCCTGCAGCGCCCCAGCCTAAGAACTTTGTGGTCGAAAAACCCTTGCCCTTCTTATATTCAAAGTGCTGTAAGTGGGACTTGTGTAACCAGTATGGGCCAGACCTCTTATATTATTACAAGGAGCAGCCTGGGAAAGCCAGTGAGAGAAGACACAGATACACTGAgctgttcctgcctggcttcaTGGTCCTTATTGCTACCGGGCTCACAGCCCTCAGCCTGCAGTAA